One stretch of Streptomyces hygroscopicus DNA includes these proteins:
- a CDS encoding transcriptional regulator: MENEHPTDRAAGTGDESVGDRLRALRKARRLTLRTVAEAAAISEGYLSQIERGQANPSIATLQQVAAALGLKVADLFGDDFTSGPSVLRAEEAPRLALGVLGGRKFRLTPGPQHHLEVFLGEFDAHGSTGETLYSHGDSEEFLYVLEGTVSLQLGDRSFTLGAGDSIRYSSAVPHRLRETAAAAARVLWVISPPSY; this comes from the coding sequence ATGGAGAACGAACACCCCACGGACCGGGCCGCCGGTACCGGCGACGAGTCCGTTGGCGATCGGCTGCGTGCGCTGCGCAAGGCACGACGGCTGACGCTGCGGACCGTCGCCGAGGCCGCCGCGATCAGTGAGGGCTATCTGAGCCAGATAGAGCGCGGGCAGGCCAACCCCAGCATCGCCACCCTCCAGCAGGTCGCCGCCGCGCTCGGCCTGAAGGTGGCCGACCTGTTCGGCGACGACTTCACCAGCGGCCCGAGCGTGCTGCGCGCCGAGGAGGCGCCCCGGCTCGCCCTCGGGGTGCTCGGCGGGCGCAAGTTCCGGCTGACCCCTGGGCCGCAGCACCATCTCGAGGTGTTCCTGGGGGAGTTCGACGCCCACGGCTCCACGGGGGAGACCCTCTACAGCCACGGCGACTCGGAGGAGTTCCTCTACGTACTCGAGGGCACGGTCTCCCTCCAGCTCGGCGACCGCTCCTTCACCCTCGGGGCCGGTGACAGCATCCGCTACTCCTCCGCCGTACCGCACCGGCTGCGCGAGACGGCCGCGGCGGCCGCCCGGGTGCTGTGGGTGATCAGCCCACCCAGCTACTGA
- a CDS encoding FAD-dependent oxidoreductase: MLNGNVSFWYRQTGFPERRPPLDGDLATDVCVVGAGFTGLWTAYYLKQAAPDLDIAVVDREFAGFGASGRNAGWLSCKIAGSAGTYARKRGREAVIALQREMIHTVDEVISVARTEGIEADIVKSGYLTVAHGAAQLPRLRTAYDKLRHWGAQDLEWLSAPRVAERLRLDGALGGYHNPHCARVHPAKLVQGLARAVEARGVRILESTPVTAIAPGRVSTPFGTIGAGRIVRATEGFTSGIEGERRTWLPMNSSMIVTEPLPDELWKRLGWEGQELVSDATHAYTYGQRTADGRIAIGGRGVPYKFGSRTDRAGQTSADTVRALRRILTGLFPDTAEAAIDHTWSGVLAVPRDWCASIDYDPATGLGFAGGYVGHGVAATNLAGRTLSDLLLGRSTELTALPWVGHRTRRWEPEPFRWIGVHGMYAAYRAADRSESSGRTTTSPIARLADRISGR; this comes from the coding sequence GTGCTGAACGGAAATGTGTCCTTCTGGTACCGCCAGACCGGTTTCCCCGAACGGCGTCCGCCCCTCGACGGCGACCTCGCCACCGATGTGTGCGTCGTGGGCGCGGGCTTCACCGGGCTGTGGACCGCGTACTACCTCAAGCAGGCCGCCCCCGATCTCGATATCGCCGTCGTGGACCGGGAGTTCGCCGGATTCGGCGCCTCGGGGCGGAACGCCGGCTGGCTCAGCTGCAAGATCGCCGGATCCGCCGGGACCTATGCGAGGAAGCGCGGGCGCGAGGCCGTCATCGCCCTGCAGCGGGAGATGATCCACACCGTGGACGAGGTGATCTCGGTGGCCCGTACCGAGGGCATCGAGGCCGACATCGTCAAGAGCGGCTATCTCACCGTCGCCCACGGCGCGGCCCAACTCCCCCGGCTGCGCACCGCGTACGACAAGCTCCGGCACTGGGGCGCACAGGACCTGGAGTGGCTGAGCGCACCCCGGGTCGCCGAGCGGCTGCGCCTGGACGGGGCGCTGGGCGGCTACCACAATCCGCACTGCGCCCGGGTCCACCCGGCCAAGCTGGTGCAGGGCCTGGCCCGCGCGGTGGAGGCGCGGGGCGTACGGATCCTGGAGTCCACCCCCGTCACCGCCATCGCCCCCGGCCGAGTCAGCACCCCGTTCGGCACCATTGGCGCGGGCCGGATCGTCCGCGCCACCGAGGGCTTCACCAGCGGTATCGAGGGCGAGCGGCGCACCTGGCTGCCGATGAACTCCTCGATGATCGTCACCGAGCCGCTCCCCGACGAGCTGTGGAAGCGGCTCGGCTGGGAGGGCCAGGAACTCGTCAGCGACGCCACTCACGCCTACACCTACGGACAGCGCACCGCGGACGGCCGCATCGCCATCGGCGGCCGGGGAGTGCCCTACAAGTTCGGCTCCCGCACCGACCGGGCCGGACAGACCAGCGCGGACACCGTGCGCGCCCTTCGGCGGATCCTCACCGGCCTCTTCCCGGACACCGCCGAGGCCGCCATCGATCACACCTGGTCGGGGGTGCTGGCCGTGCCCCGCGACTGGTGCGCCTCGATCGACTACGACCCGGCCACCGGCCTCGGCTTCGCCGGCGGATACGTCGGCCATGGCGTGGCCGCCACCAACCTCGCCGGACGCACCCTGTCCGATCTGCTGCTCGGCCGTTCCACCGAGCTGACCGCGCTGCCCTGGGTCGGCCACCGCACCCGTCGATGGGAGCCCGAACCGTTCCGGTGGATCGGGGTGCACGGCATGTACGCCGCGTACCGCGCCGCCGACCGCTCGGAGTCCTCCGGCCGCACCACCACTTCCCCCATCGCCCGTCTCGCCGACCGCATATCTGGACGCTGA
- a CDS encoding short-chain dehydrogenase/reductase SDR — MMSGIEGKVIAITGASSGIGEATALLLAERGAKVVLAARRSDRIEALAARIAEAGGEAVPVVTDVKRRADLSRLVATARERYGKLDVLVSNAGISPISALDDLRVEDWEEMIDVNIKGVLYGIAEALPVFREQGFGHFVHTLSTAGLTIVPTMSVYAGTKNAVRAISEGLRQEAGESLRVTTVSPGFTETELAHSITDPDTKSQIQDSMAKIAMPPDAIARAIAFAIEQPAGVDVGEIVVRPTAQS, encoded by the coding sequence ATGATGTCCGGTATCGAAGGCAAGGTCATCGCCATTACGGGCGCGAGCAGCGGCATCGGCGAGGCCACCGCGCTGCTGCTCGCCGAGCGTGGAGCGAAGGTCGTCCTCGCCGCGCGGCGGTCGGACCGCATCGAGGCGCTGGCGGCCCGGATCGCCGAGGCGGGCGGCGAGGCCGTCCCCGTCGTCACGGATGTGAAGCGGCGCGCGGATCTGTCCCGCCTGGTCGCGACGGCACGCGAGCGATACGGAAAGCTCGATGTGCTGGTCAGCAACGCCGGTATCAGCCCGATCTCGGCCCTCGACGATCTGCGCGTCGAGGACTGGGAGGAGATGATCGACGTCAACATCAAGGGCGTGCTGTACGGCATCGCCGAAGCCCTGCCCGTCTTCCGCGAGCAGGGCTTCGGGCATTTCGTCCACACCCTCTCCACCGCCGGGCTGACCATCGTCCCGACGATGTCGGTCTACGCCGGCACCAAGAACGCCGTACGCGCCATCTCCGAGGGGCTGCGCCAGGAGGCGGGCGAGTCGCTGCGGGTGACCACCGTCTCGCCGGGGTTCACCGAGACGGAGCTCGCGCATTCCATCACCGACCCGGACACGAAGAGCCAGATCCAGGACTCCATGGCCAAGATCGCGATGCCGCCGGACGCCATCGCCCGCGCCATCGCGTTCGCCATCGAGCAGCCGGCCGGTGTCGACGTCGGCGAGATCGTGGTCCGCCCCACCGCACAGAGCTGA
- a CDS encoding TetR family transcriptional regulator — protein MARDPGRPLRADAQRNREKILSAAVRVFAEEGLDAHLERIAKEAGVGTGTLYRNFPTRELLIEAAYRNELARLCDAAPELLAALPPREAMRAWLGRFMDYANAKLGMADALRGVVASGVNPYAQSHEMIQDALSRLMDAAVTAGVIRSDISATDMFAALSGIALASGKPEQREQADRLLDLTLDGLSAGSRPQ, from the coding sequence ATGGCCAGGGATCCAGGGCGCCCGCTGCGGGCCGACGCACAGCGCAACCGGGAGAAGATCCTCTCCGCCGCGGTGCGGGTGTTCGCCGAGGAAGGGCTGGACGCCCACCTCGAGCGCATCGCCAAGGAGGCGGGCGTGGGCACCGGCACCCTCTACCGGAACTTTCCGACCCGCGAGCTGCTGATCGAGGCCGCCTACCGCAATGAGCTGGCCCGGCTCTGCGACGCCGCCCCCGAGCTGCTGGCGGCCCTGCCCCCGCGCGAGGCGATGCGCGCGTGGCTGGGCCGCTTCATGGACTACGCGAACGCCAAGCTGGGCATGGCGGACGCGCTGCGGGGTGTCGTCGCGTCGGGCGTCAATCCGTACGCCCAGAGCCACGAGATGATCCAGGACGCCCTCTCGCGGCTGATGGACGCCGCCGTCACGGCCGGTGTGATCCGGTCCGACATCAGCGCGACCGACATGTTCGCCGCTCTTTCCGGCATCGCCCTCGCCTCGGGGAAGCCCGAACAGCGCGAGCAGGCCGACCGCCTCCTCGACCTCACCCTGGACGGATTGAGTGCCGGATCCCGTCCTCAGTAA